The genomic window agaaacaagaagCAAAACCAAAAACTCAAGCAAAACCCTACTAAAAACTGTCCCGTCTCTTTCTCCCTTCGAGTGGAATCCCAACAAGTCTTCTGTTTCTGCTGCTGCTCCGTTTTCAAAGATGCTGAGTAACGGGCGTGGACATGGTGGAAAGCATGTGTACGACGGAGTTTTTGGTGGTGGCGGTGGTGGTGCAGTGAAGCCTGGGAGTCGCGTGGAGGATTACAGAGAGATTTTTGGTGGGTTTGGTGCCACTGGTTCTTCGATTCCGATTCTTGATGTTCCCGAGCTGAACGAGAATGGTAATGTTTCTTCTGTTGGTGCCCAAAGGATTGATTACGCCAAGATTTTTGGTGGTTTTGGAGATGCTGATTTTGGCCTGCCTCTTGAAGAATTCCTTGCTAAACCAAAGAAAGTCAAGAGTTCTATCAATGGAACTCGGTATGTATGGACTTTAAACTTTTCCtttattatctattttagtttcaaaatttcGATTTTTTCCTTTGAGGGAAAGGAAGGGAAGGGTGTGTTTTGAAGTTCTATAAGTAAAAATTTGAAtctataattatgaaaataaggTAGAATTTAAGGATTTCGTGGTTTAGACTTGAAGCTGTGCTTGGTTTAGTTTTAGTAAAGCAAGCATGGAAATTTGTAAAGAAGCGATGACGTAATGTGCTTGCTTGGTTTAAAACTGGAAAGAGCTTGTAACAGGGGTGTTTTTTTGCTTTCCAAGGAAGGGAGGAAACTTTTCCCTTATCAAATCCGAACACCTTTTTTTCTTAGCTGATAGTCCTTAAGCTAACCAAAGGAATAGCTGGTGCACTACTAAAAGGCTCCCTCAAATTGTTAATGAAGTTCGTTGATTGTTTGGTTATCTTGACAGTTGAATGGATTTGTTGATGGTGTATTCAACTTGTAGAGGtgggaaatgatttttttttttatatatatataatcctggGCCCAAAATTGTGTAGGTCTCCAGCTGAAGCAGGGTCGCGGAATGCGGGGTCAAAACATTCTAAtgtttcaaaagatcaaaaaggTTCATCACCTGAACCATCTTTCCAGAGGTTTGGTGGCGTGAAACAGTTTAATGTGTCTTATAATAAAAGCAACCCAGGAAACAAAAATGGGACAAATGGAATGACACATGTTGCTCAACTCCATGCAGTTCCTGGTTATACTTTTTTAGTTGATGAAGTCACTCCCTCAAAGATGGCTGAAGGTGGCAAGCCAGCACGATCAGCATTAGATGATGCTTGTCTCAATGTTAATGGCAGCAAGAGCGTGAAGGAAGATGCAGCTCGCAGGAAAGCTGTGTCAGGTCCACAGCCCAGCATCGACACGCATACTTTTAGAAGTCTTGCTGAATTTCAGAAGAAATCAAGTCGACCTAGATCCATGTCGAATGATATGCCATTTGATGCATTTGAAATTGGCCTAGGTAGACATCCACCTTCAAGTTCACCATCTAACTCCAGTTATAATAATGGTGGTGAAAATACATCAATGAATTCAAAGTTTGGCGTTTCTAGAAATGATGCTTCCAGAGATGCATTGGGTGATTATTCACCAGCTTTCTCTGATGAGGAAATAGATGCAAATTCAGATGCTGCCGCCTCAGTAGCTGCACTTAGAAAGGCAATAGAGGAGGctcaaatgaaaattaaaattgcaaaagaattgatggagagaaagaaagaggggcTTCAAAATCGTGCAAAGACAAGCTTTAATAACGGCTGGAAAGCTCAGAAAAGTGGGGTTAAAACTGCAGAAAGATCAAAAAGATCCAATGAGCTGGGGGATCAGGAAATGCATGAAAAAGAGGATACTCCAAAGCAAGTAATTACTGGCTTACCAGAGCATAATGTGACAAAAGCAAGCCAACTACCCCAGAGTTTTGAAGATGAGAAGAAATCTTCTTTTGCTAATAATGTTGTTAGAAAAACACACAGCATGGAATCCAAATCAACTCGAACGGATAGTAGACTGGAAGAAGCAGAAGACTGGGAGTCAACAGAAGAGTTTTTTGAAGCTGCGGACTATGAGGAGCACAGGGAGATGCCATCAGAATATGAGGAGGCAGGCAATGCAGAGAAAATGGTGTCATATgatcatgaaaataaatggagAGAGAAGATGACtgcagaagaaaaaatcaaaatgccaGAGCGTGGCGAGGAAACTTTTAAGGAGCACAAGGTCGAGAGAGAACTAAGTTCAGAAGAGTTTTTTGAAGCTGCGGACTATGAGGAGCACAGGGAGATGCCATCAGAATATGAGGCAGGCAATGCAGAGAAAATGGTGTCATATgatcatgaaaataaatggagAGAGAAGATGACagcagaagaaaaaataaagacgCCAGAGTGCGGCGAGGAAGCTTTTAAGGAGCACAAGGTCGAGAGAGAACTAAGTTCAGAAGAGTTTTTTGAAGCTGCAGACTATGAGGAGCACAGGGAGATGCCATCAGAATATGAGGAGGCAGGCAATGCAGAGAAAATGGTGTCATATgatcatgaaaataaatggagAGAGAAGATGACagcagaagaaaaaataaagacaccAGAGTGTGGCGAGGAAACTTTTAAGGAGTACAAGGTCGAGAGAGAACTAAATTCAGTGGTAGGAGCATTTCAGTGGAATTTATATGCAAACTTCGTTAAGCCAGCTGGAGAGCTTCATAACCAGGAAGAAAACGAGGAGAAAATGAGAATTTCTAACAATCATGAAGAAGCTGAGCAAACATCTATAGTGTCTGATGATTGGGAAGACTGTGAAACTAAGCTGGAAAAACTTCACCACCCTTACAAAAAAGCAGAATTTCCAATCCGGGAGTTCGAGGAGAACGGAGAAATGAAGGAACTAAAAGATGCTCAGGACTCGGTGGAAACTGAGAAGAAACAAAGGGAGGCACTAGATCATAAGGAAATGGAGAATAGATCAGATGAAGTTCCTATTACGGACGATGAGTATGATGGAAGCCTCGATGATATATATGAGAAAGAAGCAAATGTGGAGGGACAGCAAGAAGACTGGGACAGGGTAGAATGTGGAATGAAACAAGGTGGTTGGaacctaaaagaaaatgaggagaaacaaaatgatttgcaCAGGGGAGAAATATCAGGTGAAGATGGTGGGATAGAAGGGAGTGCGAAGCTGGAAGAACTCAAGGAGGATGAAGAGATACTCAAAAGAAGTGACCAgatgaatgaaattgagaagagaggagaaaagaTGTGTGAAGGGATAGAAACTGAGAGGATAAGATCAGAGAGTCATCAGGGGGGAGAAGATAGAAAGGCCATGGAAGTGACTGAACAGTCCTTAAGATATGAGGGGGGCAATCTTGAAACTGCGAAGGATGAGCAGGAAAAAAAGAACCTAGGTGAGAGTGACAATGCCTGGGGACGCACTACAAACTTTGCTGCTGGGGATTTAAAGACACAGGTTCTTACTGCCGAGGAGAATGGAAGGCTAATGGAGGTAACTGAATTTTCTCCTCTGTTACAAGGGACTGAACAGGAGTCAAAGGCAGTCAAAGACGCAAACAGTCCGGAGGAACAGGATTGTGAAATTGCTTGCTTGGCTCAAGGTTTCATTGGACTTGATAGGATCAAGAAGCAAACTGCAGATGTAACTGAGGATCTTCTTATTGGCGAAAATGGGGTATATTTTGGTGAAAATGACGTTAACtttgaaaacaagcaaaatcATCATGTAACAGAATACAAGAGCATGCCTAATCAGGAAAAATGCGTTGAAGATGTTACTATTGAATTGGATGATAATGGTGATGTTGATATTTGTGAACCTGAAGTTCACGCTATTAATGAAGAAAGTGAGAAGAGTTCGATATCCTCTCATAATGAAAGATGGTCCAGTGATGAGACAGAATCACTTTGTGATCCAGAGTGCTGTATTGAAGAAGCTGCTTGTGAATTTGGAGAAAATAACAACGATATCAATGAGTCTGAAGTTACAGCAAATCACGAGAATTCTTTTGAATCTTCTCATGATGATAGATGGGTAGATAATGGTATCAATACCAAAGCAAGTCAGCAACCTTGTATATTTAAAGGGCAAGGGGAGATCACAGAGAAATCCGTGGAAGAGGAATTAAGCCAAAGCACCAGCAAGAAAGAGGAGAATTGTTGCAAAAACCTGGCAATGGAAGAGAAGGAATGTGAAGATGATTTGAGAAAGGAAGTGGAGGTGGAAAAGAAacacttaaagaaaaaggaaaaaatgaaagagggggaagtagaaagagaaaaggagagaatagCTGTTGAAAGGGCAATACGAGAAGCGCGCGAAAGGGCTTTTGCAGAAGCCCGAGAAAGGGCTGCTATCGAGAGAGCAGCTGCAGAAGCTCATCAAAGGTCAAAGGCTGAGGTCCGAGAAAGGCTAGAGAAGGCTCCTTCAGAAGCTAATAATAAGTCAGCTGCTGAGAAGGCTTCTTCTGAAGCCAAACTAAAAGCTGAACGTGCTGCAGTAGAGAGAGCAACTGCAGAGGCCAGGCAGCGTGCCCTAGAAAAAGCGTTGTCTGAGAAGGCTGCTTTTGAGGCAAGAAATCAGGCTGAAAAGTCTACAGCTGAGAGACTTTCAAGCATTTCAAAAGCTAACGGGATGAATTCCAGAGCAAGTGTCTTTACTTATATTTTCCTAGCTCCTTTTGTTATCCATAAAAGCTTTCTGCATGGAAAATTAACAGTTGTGGAATTTCTAGCAGGATAAACAATACAACGACCCAGGTCCTTCTAGCAGTTCAAGATATCCTGGATCTTCAAATCATGGTGGTATGTAACATTTTGAAGTACCCCTCATACGATGTATAGAAGGCATTATCATTTCATAAGGATATTAGACTCCTCTCGCTTCTATGATGCTCCTAAGCAATTCATGTTTTGCTTTGTGATTTCCCCACTCAACAGAAAGTGCTAATGGAGGTAATGGTGAATCAGCAGCTCAAAGGAGTAAAGCCACGTTGGAAAGGCATCAAAGAACAGCAGAGCGTGCGGTAAGCTCCTGCACCCGATTCAGATATAGAGATTAATTTTTCTGACTTCTAAGAAGCATGCTTCTGTTTTTGGTCTCTTCCAGGCAAAAGCTCTCGCAGAGAAGAACATGCGGGATCTTCTTGCTCAAAAAGAGCAGGCGGAGAGAAATGTAATCAGCTGCACAAATAAGATTAGAAAATATTTCCagttatatttagtttttattacttttctCACTGTCTTTTACTGAATATCACTGGCAGAGACTGGCAGAGACTTTGGATGCTGATGTCAAGAGATGGTCTAGTGGGAAGGAGAGAAACTTGCGTGCTCTTCTTTCAACACTGCAATATGTGTGTAGAAACCTTTCTGCTTATACCCGATACATTATGTGTTatgattttctaaatttattgaCTAAATCATCTTACCTGCTAACTTATCCACGGTCACTTTTCCCgtgcttgtttttgtttctagCTCTTAATACATCATAAAttatagattgattttttttataatatttaaaataaaaatccagtTGTGCACAAATGGGATTAATTCTGAGTGCTATCACCTTGaagctgcttcttttttttgaacTGGATTTCCCTTGCTTGCAGATCCTTTGCCCTGATAGTGGCTGGCAGTCAATTCCTTTAACTGAGCTTGTTTCAAGCACTGCTGTGAAGAAAGCTTATCGAAAGGCCACTCTATTTGTTCATCCTGACAAGTTGCAGCAACGAGGTGCAAGCATACAACAGAAATACATCTGCGAGAAGGTTTTTGATCTTCTAAAGGTGGGCTACTGTTCCCTCCTCCTTAAAGCAAAATTATCTGTAGCCTGTCATGACCAAGTTAGTAGTCCTGCATTCATATTACTCTTTAAAGTGGGGATAAGAAACTAAAAGCATGACGAAGAATCGCAGACGTCTTGATAGGTCTTCAACTTTAAAATCGGCACTTGACAACATATTTCATTTAGGATTGAAACAGAGCCATAATGCCATACTGTTATGCTTTTCATTCTTTTACCCGTTCTGGGTTTTTAAAgtgatattttctttgttttttgtggtCCCAGGATGCCTGGAACAAACTCAGTGCAGAAGAACGGTAGACAATGTCAACCCTCATCCTTAAGGTTTCCTTTACTGTAGACATGATCCACAACCAAATTTGTAATCCTCAATCCTTCACTGTAGGCAATACACACCCACCTTCGTATCCTTGGTCCGCAATGCCTAAATTCTTGCAgtaggtaaattcttgtattgCATTCATTTGCCCATGTATTCAATTTCAAAGCTGTCAAAAGGGGTGCGTTGCTGTTAATCTGCCCATTGTTTGATACTAGATTTCATGACAAAAAGGGGATTTCAGGCATAGATGAAATATGCAGAGACTGAAAAACGTCGAAACTGGCAATGGTAACAAAATTGCAGCTACCTTTATTGGATAAGCTCctcccaagaaaaataatacgcCTTACATGATTATAAAGTTTAACCATGATAATGAAGTTCCTAGCGTCTCACATCAACGAAAAACAAATGCGCACCGATCCACCCCGCATAAGATTCTACGCCTCTTCAAATTGAAAAACGTAGCTAGTTAGGTACTTCGGAATTTGGGTATGGCTGATCCGAGATCACCATCAATGCACGAGCAGCTTTATAGCTTCGTCATGCATATGCTCGGGTATACCCCAGATCTGAAAGAAAGGATGTTAAATATGGATTTGCGAAGAATGGAAATTTGACGCTGACGATGGTAGCTCAAACTGGCAGCCAGATAACTGTGTTCCTTTGAAAGAACATACTGGTAACGCCCAAAAGTTCCAACCACAGTGATGAAGTACCGTCTTCTCAGTTCACACCATTTTACAACCAAAAGGGAGAGACAAAATAGGCAGAGCTACGGGTTCTACCCACAATCCTAAAACTATTCAAACTGAAATGAAATTGACTGGATTAGGCATGCTGATACGAGATTACAAACCAAGCGCGTGTAACATTATAGCATTCTGTGCATGCATGCGATTCTCAGCTTGTGGAAAGACTATGGAGTTCGGAGCTTCAATGACACCATCAGTAACCTCCACACCCCTTTCAGCTGGTAAACAATGCATGAAATAAGCTTTTGGGCCAGCCAACTTCATCAGATTTTCGTCCACCTGCAATATATTGCATTGAAAAATGGAAATCAGGAACTAAGATCCGcactaaaataaattcaagaattcactGTAGGCCTAATCTTGTGCATCACTGCAAAACAGATCTTTAGGAGAgttcaaaatgaagtgattgcAAGCACACAGAAGGTTTGCAAACTTGGTGGCAGGCAATATCATGGGTGTTTCTCAGATTCAACAGGGAATAGAAAGAAACATAGTAAAATGTATAGACATGAAATTAGCAATGTCTTAATTggattttacttattttctgcACGAGAAGCTTAAAACATTTATAATCAATAGTTTGGGAAAGGCGGTCTATATACCTGAAATCCTTGAAATACTTGGCGACGGTGTGCAGCCTCTTCCTTTTGCCCCATGCTGGCCCACACATCAGAGTACACCACATCAGCTCCTCTAACAGCTTCCTGTGGGTCATTAGTAATCTCGATCTTGCTGATTCCAGCCTGTTGTGCCTTCTGTACGGTTTTTGCATCTGGTTCAAAACCTTTAGGGCAAGCACAGACAAAGTGGAAAGGAATCACAGCTGCCAACAGCAGCCAAGAGTGTACAATGTTATTCCCATCCCCAACATATACAACCTGAATTTGTAGCCGTGGACAGTCAGGTTAGAATCGTATGCAACCGAACCATgcatatacaaaataaaactacATTAAAAGCACGATGAACTAACCTTAGTTCCTTCCAACCGGCCAACATGTTCAATTATGGTGAGGGCATCAGCCATTATTTGGCAAGGATGGTTATAGTCAGTCAGGCCATTAATAACAGGCACTGTTGCATGTTTTGCCAGATCAAGAATGTCCTGAAAAAGAACAAGCAGCTGCTTTTGCAAATATCCTCATGCAaggaaaaatcttaaaaactaacttaaaaacaacacaaaatccCTGACCACTTGCTTGTTTTCAAGCCACAAACCTTAATCGAATTCTGCACAATTCAGTTTATGCAACCCCACATACATGAAAGGAATTAACTATCAGAAGGAATTTACCATAAACATAAGAAACTCACCAGCATACCTGATGAGCAAAAACACGTGCCATAATTATATCGTTATAGCGTGACAAAACACGAGCAACATCACGAGTTTCCTCTCGTTTACCCATCTGGATATCATCAGGCCCTAAATATATAGCATGGCCTCCAAGTAGGAAAAATCCAGTCTCAAATGAAACTCGTGTCCTCATGGACGGTTTCGCAAAGATCATAGCCATTGTCTTCCCTTTAAATGGAAGGAATGTCCTGTCTCCAGATTTTATCACTGCCTTGACTTCTGCAGCCCGGTCTAAGATCTTCATAATAGTCGCTTTGTCAAAATCACTGATGTGCAGAAAATCCTCCATCCCTGCTTTTGCTGTAAAATATGGAACAAAATATGACAAGACATAAAAGCTGTAAAATATCTTGCTGTAGACTACGAATTGCAGGACGTGGTATTTGAATTCGAGTAAGATAGACATTGAAATGTTCTATtaattaggttaaaaaaaacctttgcgGCTTCAAAAAAGGTCCTCCGATCTAATCCAAACATTTCTTGGAACGTATCAAGAATCTAGTGCGACTCCAAATACCTAATCTATCAACAACCTAAAAACATTTCTTCATCTATCAATACTTTCCAAATCCAAACCCTAATTCCTGCATTCTCCTTATCAAACAATGCCTAAAACCTAATTCCAACTAAACATACAACTGATTAAACAAATAGCTGCACACGAAATGACATTTGGACGACAATAAAGAAAGAACATCACATCACAGAATGAAACGGACCTGGACCGTTGACGGaagatggaggaggaggagaagtaGCAGAGGATGAGGAAATCTGGCACGAGATTCTTCCACGACTAGCTCGAGACGGCACCGACACGGCTGAGAAGCGGGAGCATCGAGAGAGAGGAGTGGTGGACAAAGCAGAAGatgaagaggagagagagactTTTTTCGATGGAACTGCGCAGTGACAAGAAATCGCCGccattgtttttggttttctgCGAAGAGAGTCTGTTACAGTGAGTCAGTCGGAGACTAGAGAGTGAGTGGTGCGGTTTAGGGGAGGGTcggtttataaataaatatatatgacCAGCTTACGTAAATGCCCCTGGATTGCCTAGCCACGGCGTCGTTTCTTTTCCCCATCTTAACAAGTTAACTGGGCCTAGATGCTGTTATTTGGACCTTAGGAGTTTTATTTTGAGCTATGGGCTCCGTACTTTGGCACTTCATGCTGGTTCAATAATGAAACCACACCGTTTTAAGGCatgttaaaatttatattttccatGGAAGATAGCTtgataaatttgatgaaaaattttgatgaaaaatttttgataataaattTCAGCAAGCAAGAATAGTGCATGAGCAGTTGGAacttatttgagaaaaaaagtgcATGAAACTGGCAATCAACTGGGCAATAATAGCCTTGCACTACAAGCATGGTACAGAAAAGCCCTCTGAGGCAACTCAAATTAAAAGGCAGAACATGGACACACCAAAATTATTGCAGACTGCATAGCTTGTGCCATTGACAATCATCTAATTAATAAACTAAAGGGCCTCAGAATCGGCAGGGACCCTTCCGTTTTCTTTGCTTTCCTCAACGGCTTGTTTTTCATGAGAAAGGGGAATTGGTCCCTTTTCTCTGCATGTTTCCACAGCACCTACGAGCTTGTCCTCGGCGGCTTGTTTTTCATGGGAAAGGGGAATTAGTCCCTTTTCTCTGCATGTTTCCACGGCACCTGCGAACATTTCCTCCAAGCTGTATTTGAACTCAAAGCCCAAGTCCAGCAGCTTTTTGGACGAGAAGACAACACTCGCCAAATCCTCGTCGATGTCTTTGAACCTGATCACAACAGTGCTTTGATTAATTATCCCggatatagaaaagaaattactATAAAGATTTATGGTTGTGTTAGGTGAGAGGCTAACTTAGCAGGAACGTTATATTTTGGGTATTTTTCTCTGAGTAATTTGGCAAGATCATGAATGGTGGCTTCATGCGAGGAACAGATGTAGCGGCCCTCTGCTTTTGGATTCTCAAACAAAACTATATGAGCTCTGCAGAGGTCATCCAAGTGTACATAATTCCCCTGCTTTATAATTCCATAATGGGCTTCGTTTCCTGTCGCCACAAGAGAAATATTACCCTCTGTGTCACATTTAAGAAcagtaaattaataataattagcaCAAAAATGGGAAGGAGATATCAGATATACCAGTGATCAGAGAAAGGGCAGTTATAAGACTTGGTGGCATTGAATGCATGATGAATGGGCCAACAACAAGAGGTGGTATGACGCTGATAAAATCCAGGTTATTCTCTTTAGCATACTTCCATGCAGCTTGCTCAGCAAGAGTCTTGGACACAAAGTACATCTGGTCACcaaggtaaatttttttaaaataattatattgttagAATTTGAGAGTTGAATTTATGCAGCAAAGGAAAGAAAGGggaaattaaattgtttgatagTACTAACCCATCCAGTCATTTTTACGGTCTGAACAAATTCCAAATCACTCCAGCAGCTTTCATCATACACTGGTTTTTTGTGTTCTTCAACATCCACAGTTCCTGCTGATGATGTGAATACTATCCTTCTAACAGTTTTTGCTTTGGCACATGCTTTCATGATGTCCAGCACCCCATTGATTGTAGGCTTGATCACCTCATTCTGCCAAAGAGGAAAAATATCTTAGAACATGATGATTCTGTATATTGATGTTAATTAAAGCAATAGCTGGATGATTTCCAGTTTAATTCCAGTATCCTTTTCTAGCAATAGTAATGTGACCACCATATTAGCTTTTcgaaagtaattttgaaaaaaattaaaaaattttatttttttaatttaaaattaatatttttttagtattttcagattattttgctgtatttatataacaaataattttttaaaataaaaaatattattttaatatattttgacaaTCTTacttaataacaataattaatctAGAAATAATGCTCGCATCGCCATTGGCAGAGAGCTATGACCATTTCCCAAGCTTGCAAAGTTAGAAATCATACCTCAGGGTCCTTGGACTCAAAATCCATGGGAGTGGCAACATGGAACACACCCGTGCACCCTTGAACTGCTTCATCAAAACTCCCTTCTACAGAAAGATCAGCTTTCCATAAAGTCAAGTGGGTATCAGCCTTGGGCAATTCCAGCAAATGCTTCACCTTCCTTGTGTTATCTATCAACGAGCAATTgttgagaaaatattataaaccaAAGCTGTAAAAgaaatcatttaattataaGATGGTTTGAACGAGGCTAACCAGGGTCACGGACGGTGGCTCGGACCGTATAACCTTTCTCTAGGAGTCTCATTACGAGCCATGATCCGATGAAGCCAGAGGCACCGGTTACACAAACAGTTTCAACTTCTACTCCCATGTTTAATTCTCAAGCTGATGATGAGTAGTAACGGGGTCAGCTAGGAAATTGAAAGCAAGTAAGGTACGGTGTGTAATAATGCTAATCTCAgcgttgatttgtttttttatagacacACTCTGCTTCTTGGCCCACCACTTTCTTTGTCCTATCCGACCTACCTAACACATTTCAGCATTTCAGTTTCATCAGAGATCCCAGCGGCGATCAGCTAGGCTAACGGTCTTACCTCGTGCAGAATGGGGGTTGCAGCTGCTTACTTTATTTGTCTTTTGCAATTCtaacataatttaataatatctcgACCAATCGATATTAACcacatcttaaaaaattattgaacatgATCATAATTGATTAAAGATTTTATTtggaatcaatttaaaattaattatgatctTATTtagtaatttatcaaaatatatttagaataattttgttgtgatttttcTAATGATATCGAGTATGTCTAAAACGGATCTTTGGTTTGTCcttgataaattattattttatcttttattttttctcttatcagatcaccttgtatctttagtcattatatgtttaattttattttttagttattaaattttcataaaattttaagtttattttttataattttaattactttgtaaaagaaagaacatcactacataactattatttttaattgcagtCATGTATAGAATTGATATTAGAAAATATGGATGTGTTCCACCGTTATTTTCAATAGTAATTATATATagaatcaatattgaaaaatataattattttcc from Populus trichocarpa isolate Nisqually-1 chromosome 5, P.trichocarpa_v4.1, whole genome shotgun sequence includes these protein-coding regions:
- the LOC7454366 gene encoding auxilin-like protein 1 isoform X3; protein product: MLSNGRGHGGKHVYDGVFGGGGGGAVKPGSRVEDYREIFGGFGATGSSIPILDVPELNENGNVSSVGAQRIDYAKIFGGFGDADFGLPLEEFLAKPKKVKSSINGTRSPAEAGSRNAGSKHSNVSKDQKGSSPEPSFQRFGGVKQFNVSYNKSNPGNKNGTNGMTHVAQLHAVPGYTFLVDEVTPSKMAEGGKPARSALDDACLNVNGSKSVKEDAARRKAVSGPQPSIDTHTFRSLAEFQKKSSRPRSMSNDMPFDAFEIGLGRHPPSSSPSNSSYNNGGENTSMNSKFGVSRNDASRDALGDYSPAFSDEEIDANSDAAASVAALRKAIEEAQMKIKIAKELMERKKEGLQNRAKTSFNNGWKAQKSGVKTAERSKRSNELGDQEMHEKEDTPKQVITGLPEHNVTKASQLPQSFEDEKKSSFANNVVRKTHSMESKSTRTDSRLEEAEDWESTEEFFEAADYEEHREMPSEYEEAGNAEKMVSYDHENKWREKMTAEEKIKMPERGEETFKEHKVERELSSEEFFEAADYEEHREMPSEYEEAGNAEKMVSYDHENKWREKMTAEEKIKTPECGEETFKEYKVERELNSVVGAFQWNLYANFVKPAGELHNQEENEEKMRISNNHEEAEQTSIVSDDWEDCETKLEKLHHPYKKAEFPIREFEENGEMKELKDAQDSVETEKKQREALDHKEMENRSDEVPITDDEYDGSLDDIYEKEANVEGQQEDWDRVECGMKQGGWNLKENEEKQNDLHRGEISGEDGGIEGSAKLEELKEDEEILKRSDQMNEIEKRGEKMCEGIETERIRSESHQGGEDRKAMEVTEQSLRYEGGNLETAKDEQEKKNLGESDNAWGRTTNFAAGDLKTQVLTAEENGRLMEVTEFSPLLQGTEQESKAVKDANSPEEQDCEIACLAQGFIGLDRIKKQTADVTEDLLIGENGVYFGENDVNFENKQNHHVTEYKSMPNQEKCVEDVTIELDDNGDVDICEPEVHAINEESEKSSISSHNERWSSDETESLCDPECCIEEAACEFGENNNDINESEVTANHENSFESSHDDRWVDNGINTKASQQPCIFKGQGEITEKSVEEELSQSTSKKEENCCKNLAMEEKECEDDLRKEVEVEKKHLKKKEKMKEGEVEREKERIAVERAIREARERAFAEARERAAIERAAAEAHQRSKAEVRERLEKAPSEANNKSAAEKASSEAKLKAERAAVERATAEARQRALEKALSEKAAFEARNQAEKSTAERLSSISKANGMNSRDKQYNDPGPSSSSRYPGSSNHGESANGGNGESAAQRSKATLERHQRTAERAAKALAEKNMRDLLAQKEQAERNRLAETLDADVKRWSSGKERNLRALLSTLQYILCPDSGWQSIPLTELVSSTAVKKAYRKATLFVHPDKLQQRGASIQQKYICEKVFDLLKDAWNKLSAEER
- the LOC7454366 gene encoding auxilin-like protein 1 isoform X2, translating into MLSNGRGHGGKHVYDGVFGGGGGGAVKPGSRVEDYREIFGGFGATGSSIPILDVPELNENGNVSSVGAQRIDYAKIFGGFGDADFGLPLEEFLAKPKKVKSSINGTRSPAEAGSRNAGSKHSNVSKDQKGSSPEPSFQRFGGVKQFNVSYNKSNPGNKNGTNGMTHVAQLHAVPGYTFLVDEVTPSKMAEGGKPARSALDDACLNVNGSKSVKEDAARRKAVSGPQPSIDTHTFRSLAEFQKKSSRPRSMSNDMPFDAFEIGLGRHPPSSSPSNSSYNNGGENTSMNSKFGVSRNDASRDALGDYSPAFSDEEIDANSDAAASVAALRKAIEEAQMKIKIAKELMERKKEGLQNRAKTSFNNGWKAQKSGVKTAERSKRSNELGDQEMHEKEDTPKQVITGLPEHNVTKASQLPQSFEDEKKSSFANNVVRKTHSMESKSTRTDSRLEEAEDWESTEEFFEAADYEEHREMPSEYEEAGNAEKMVSYDHENKWREKMTAEEKIKTPECGEEAFKEHKVERELSSEEFFEAADYEEHREMPSEYEEAGNAEKMVSYDHENKWREKMTAEEKIKTPECGEETFKEYKVERELNSVVGAFQWNLYANFVKPAGELHNQEENEEKMRISNNHEEAEQTSIVSDDWEDCETKLEKLHHPYKKAEFPIREFEENGEMKELKDAQDSVETEKKQREALDHKEMENRSDEVPITDDEYDGSLDDIYEKEANVEGQQEDWDRVECGMKQGGWNLKENEEKQNDLHRGEISGEDGGIEGSAKLEELKEDEEILKRSDQMNEIEKRGEKMCEGIETERIRSESHQGGEDRKAMEVTEQSLRYEGGNLETAKDEQEKKNLGESDNAWGRTTNFAAGDLKTQVLTAEENGRLMEVTEFSPLLQGTEQESKAVKDANSPEEQDCEIACLAQGFIGLDRIKKQTADVTEDLLIGENGVYFGENDVNFENKQNHHVTEYKSMPNQEKCVEDVTIELDDNGDVDICEPEVHAINEESEKSSISSHNERWSSDETESLCDPECCIEEAACEFGENNNDINESEVTANHENSFESSHDDRWVDNGINTKASQQPCIFKGQGEITEKSVEEELSQSTSKKEENCCKNLAMEEKECEDDLRKEVEVEKKHLKKKEKMKEGEVEREKERIAVERAIREARERAFAEARERAAIERAAAEAHQRSKAEVRERLEKAPSEANNKSAAEKASSEAKLKAERAAVERATAEARQRALEKALSEKAAFEARNQAEKSTAERLSSISKANGMNSRDKQYNDPGPSSSSRYPGSSNHGESANGGNGESAAQRSKATLERHQRTAERAAKALAEKNMRDLLAQKEQAERNRLAETLDADVKRWSSGKERNLRALLSTLQYILCPDSGWQSIPLTELVSSTAVKKAYRKATLFVHPDKLQQRGASIQQKYICEKVFDLLKDAWNKLSAEER